DNA sequence from the Leptospira limi genome:
AGCCCAAGAGATCGCAGAAAACAATTCCTTACCATGTATTTATTTAGTAGATTCGGGTGGTGCATTTTTGCCCATGCAAGATGAAGTGTTTCCTGACAAAGATCATTTTGGTAAAATCTTTTTTAACCAAGCACGAATGAGTGCAAAGGGTATATCACAGATAGCGGTTGTTATGGGGTCTTGTACGGCTGGTGGTGCTTATATTCCTGCAATGTCAGATGAGTCAGTGATTGTAAAAGGGAATGGAACAATCTTTTTAGGTGGTCCACCACTTGTGAAAGCAGCAACAGGTGAAGTTGTGACAGGTGAGGAGTTAGGTGGTGCCGATGTTCATTGCCGTATTTCGGGTGTAACTGATCATTATGCAGAAGATGATTATCATGCATTGGAAATTACTAGATCCATCATTAAAAATTTAAATGTAAAAAATCAAACATTATCGAAAGAAACAGAAGAACCTTTATATCCTTCGGAAGAAATTTATGGAATCATTGAACGTGATTCTAGAAAATCTTATGATCCAAGAGAAATCATTGCACGTTTGGTGGATGGTTCTAGGTTTCATGAATTTAAAAAACTTTATGCTACTACAATTGTAACAGGTTTTGCTGAAATTTATGGATACCCAGTTGGAATCATTGCCAATCATGGAGTATTGTTTTCTGAATCGGCACTAAAAGCATCTCATTTTATTGAACTTTGTGACCAACGAAGGATCCCATTATTATTCCTCCAAAATATAACTGGTTTTATGGTAGGGAAAAAATATGAAAACAATGGGATTGCCCGTGATGGTGCAAAGATGGTGAATGCTGTTTCCACAACCACAGTCCCTAAGTTAACGATTGTTACTGGCGGATCGTATGGTGCAGGGAATTATGGAATGTGTGGTCGTGCCTTTGCACCTGAATTTTTATGGATGTGGCCAAATGCACGAATTTCTGTGATGGGTGGCGAACA
Encoded proteins:
- a CDS encoding carboxyl transferase domain-containing protein, producing MERLISKINPLSSDFISNRTTYLETLVPIRKIIEQVKLGGGKKALEKHKSRGKLTARERISELIDADTEFMEICGLAAEGVYPDPVPSAGIITGIGKVEGVDCMIVANDATVKGGTYYPLTVKKHVRAQEIAENNSLPCIYLVDSGGAFLPMQDEVFPDKDHFGKIFFNQARMSAKGISQIAVVMGSCTAGGAYIPAMSDESVIVKGNGTIFLGGPPLVKAATGEVVTGEELGGADVHCRISGVTDHYAEDDYHALEITRSIIKNLNVKNQTLSKETEEPLYPSEEIYGIIERDSRKSYDPREIIARLVDGSRFHEFKKLYATTIVTGFAEIYGYPVGIIANHGVLFSESALKASHFIELCDQRRIPLLFLQNITGFMVGKKYENNGIARDGAKMVNAVSTTTVPKLTIVTGGSYGAGNYGMCGRAFAPEFLWMWPNARISVMGGEQAANVLWTVKKDQKEAAGETILPEEESTFKKPILDDYEKKSSAVYSSARLWDDGIIDPADTRNILGRALSVLSRRKEERKPFGVFRM